The nucleotide sequence GCGGAACAGGACGTCGTGCAGGGCCTCGCCGCCCGGCTGGGTGTCGGCCCACTTGCCCAGCTCCTGGGCCAGGCGGCTGTTGTAGGTCATCGTGCGCTCGCCGTAGGGCAGCCCCTCGGCGTCCATGCGCGCCTTCATCTGGGCGTGCATGGCCTTGCGGTCGACGTTGCGCCCGGCGAACAGCTCGGCCAGCGAGCGGCCTTCGGGCGGTGTGTCCGGGTGCAGGGGGAAGTGCACCCACTCGATCTCCACGCCATGCTCCCGCTTGAGCTTCTCAATACGCACGGTACTGAGATAGCACCAGGGTCAGACGTAGTCGGAGAAGATCCTCACTTTCATGACGGCACCTTGACGAGCTTTTGCAGGCTGCGCAGGCCCGGCGGCGGGGGCTGGTCGCGGTAGCGGTTGCGCCAGTTGGTGAAGGAGACCTCGCCCACGTAGATGTCGCCGCGGGAGTCGACGGCGAGCCCGTGCGGCGAGCCGAACTGCCCCGGCTCCAGGCCGGCCGGCCCGCGACCCAGCCGCGCCAGCAGCTCGCCCTTGGCGCTGTAGATGCTGACCCGGGGCCCGATGTTGGGCACCTCGTAGTTGACGTTCAGGCCGCCGCCGATCTCGCCGATGTAGAAGCGCGGCTGGGGGCCGGATTCCAGGTACAGGCCCGAGGGACGGTGCATGTTGTTCCACTGCGTCTCGTAGCGGCCGTTGCCGTCGAACACCTGCACGCGATGGTTCTCGCGGTCGGCCACGTACACCCAGCCGTCGGCGTCGCAGCAGATGTTGTGGGGGATGTTGAACTGCCCCGGATCGGTCCCGGGTTCCCCCCACGACAGGAGCAGCTTCCCGTTCGGCGCAAACTTGTGAACGCGGGCGTTGCCATAGCCGTCGGAGACGTAGAGGTCGCCCTGAGGCGACAGGGCCGTGTGCGTGCACCGGTGAAACGGCTCACCGCTCATGTACGGCTTCGGCGAGCCGGGAATCCCGATGGTCAGCAGCACCTTGCCGTCCAGCGTGCAGTGCCGGACGGTGTGGTCCCCGTCGTCGGTGAGCCACAGCGTGTCGTCTGGAGCCATGTGCACGCCGTGGGCCCGCCGGAACACCCCCTCGCCCCAGGACCGGAGAAAATTGCCGTCGCGGTCGAACACGACCATCGGGTGCGCCCCCCGGTTGAACGCGTAGACGCGGTCCTGCCGGTCGACCCCGACGGCCGCCACATCGGCGTTGAACTCCCGTCCCGGCGGCAGCTTCGCCCAGTGGTCATGCACTTCGTATCGATGCTCGCCCGAACCCAGGATGACAGGCATCAGCACGACTCCCAGCTCTTGGG is from Candidatus Methylomirabilota bacterium and encodes:
- a CDS encoding DsbA family protein, producing MKVRIFSDYVUPWCYLSTVRIEKLKREHGVEIEWVHFPLHPDTPPEGRSLAELFAGRNVDRKAMHAQMKARMDAEGLPYGERTMTYNSRLAQELGKWADTQPGGEALHDVLFR
- a CDS encoding peptidyl-alpha-hydroxyglycine alpha-amidating lyase family protein yields the protein MPVILGSGEHRYEVHDHWAKLPPGREFNADVAAVGVDRQDRVYAFNRGAHPMVVFDRDGNFLRSWGEGVFRRAHGVHMAPDDTLWLTDDGDHTVRHCTLDGKVLLTIGIPGSPKPYMSGEPFHRCTHTALSPQGDLYVSDGYGNARVHKFAPNGKLLLSWGEPGTDPGQFNIPHNICCDADGWVYVADRENHRVQVFDGNGRYETQWNNMHRPSGLYLESGPQPRFYIGEIGGGLNVNYEVPNIGPRVSIYSAKGELLARLGRGPAGLEPGQFGSPHGLAVDSRGDIYVGEVSFTNWRNRYRDQPPPPGLRSLQKLVKVPS